In Fusobacterium nucleatum, the genomic stretch CAGATTGATATCTTTCAGAATAATTACAAGCCATTTTTCCTACTATAAGCTCATGATTAGTGTCCATTTCAAATGTAACTTTTGTACTCTTTGAAATTAAATCTATTTTTCTTCCTTCTTTTGCCCCATGAAAATAGAAAATTCTTTTATTATCCATATTAGAATATCCAAAATTTAATGGAACAATATAGACTTCATCATTTTCTTTATCATAGAAACCTATTCTACAACAATCACAATTTCTTATAAATTCATCAATTTTTATTTCATCTAAAACTTCTCTATCCTTTCTTCTCATTATTTCACCTCTTAATTATAGTTTGAATTATTATAATCTAATTTATCATAATTTTCAATAATATTATTAAATGTCTATTGAAAATTTTTCATTTAGTGCTAAAATAGAATAATAGAATGAATAAATTAAATTAAGGTGGTAAAAAATGAATAAGGTAAATATTGTCTATTATAGTTTTACAGGGAATACTTTAAGAATGGTTAAGGCTTTTGAAAAAGGACTTCAAGAGACTGATGTTCCTTTCAAATCTTATAGTGTTGTTGAATTAAAAGATGATAATGAAGCTTTTGATTGTGAAATTTTAGCTTTAGCTTCTCCAGCAAACCAAACAGAAGAAATTGAAAAAAATTATTTTCAACCTTTTATGAAAAGAAATGCAGAAAAATTTAAAGATAAAAAAGTTTATCTTTTTGGAACTTTTGGTTGGGGAACTGGTAAATTTATGGGAACTTGGATTAAACAAGTTGAAGAATTAGGTGCAAAAATAGTTGAACTACCTATGGCTTGTAAAGGTAGCCCATATTCTGAAACTAAGGAAAAATTAGCTAATATGGCAAAAAAAATTGCTACTATGAAATAAAAATAGCATCCATTAAAGTGGATGCTATTTTTAACTATTCTATGAGAAATTTGTAAAAACTGCAAAGAAAATAAAGCAAGAACCTAGTGCAAATAAAATTAGTTGAAACTTAATTTGATATTTTGCCCAAACTCCCCATTCAATCTTAGCAATTCCTAATACTGCCATAAGTATTCCAGAAGTTGGAACTATCATATTTGTAAATCCATCTCCTAATTGGAAAGCTAAAACAGCAACTTGTCTTGTAACTCCAACTAAATCTGAAAGAGGTGCCATTATTGGCATAGTAAGTGCTGCTTGCCCTGAACCAGACACAACAAAGAAATTAAATACTGATTGGAATATATACATTACCCAAGCACTAAATGCTGCTGACATATTGCTAAGTGCTGAGGCAACATAATTAAGAATAGTATTTAAAATAGTAGGTGTATCAGCACTTGTCCCACCTAAAATTAAAACTATTCCCTTAGCCATACCTATAACTAAGGCAGCTCCAACCATATCTTCTGCACCCTTTCTAAATGAAATTGCTATATCATTCACTGACATATTATTTAATTTAAATATCACTCCAATTATTCCAGCTAACAATCCCATTATTACAAATTGAGTTGCTATTTCTGGTAAATAATATCCTTCTTTTACAACTCCATACACTACCCAAGCCATTCCAAGAACTAAAACTAAAATAATTAATTTATGTCCTAATTTAAATTCTCTATTACCTTGTTCTTCTGATTTAAAATTATCTCTAAAATAAGCATCTGTCTTGTATGCTATTGAAGATTCTGGATTTCTCTTAACTCTTCTTGCATGGAAAATTGTATATATAACCCCAAAAGCTGTGAAGAATATCCACATAAATATTCTAAAACCTGCTCCTGACAATACAGGTACTCCTGAAACTCCTTGTGCTATTGCAACACTAAAAGGATTCATCCAAGAAGTTGCAAAACCTATTTGAGTTGAAATATATGTTATTAAAATTCCTGTTATTGAGTCATAACCCATATCAATCACAATAGGGATAACTAACATTGCAAAAGGTATTGCCTCCTCTCCCATTCCAAAAACTGCTCCACCTAAGGAGAACAATATAAATATAACAGGTATGAGAACAAGCTCTGAACCTTTACTTCTACTAATCATACTATATATTCCACTTTCAACAGCTCCTGTTTTTAAAATTATTCCAAAAGCTCCACCAACAACCAAAAGAAAGGCAACAATCCCAACTGCTGTTCCCCATTTATCTCCACTTGCTAATCCTTCAAACACATAATTAGTTACCCCAACTTCTCCACCAGGTTCAAATATTTTTATTCCTTTTTTTAATTCATTTCCTTTATCATCTAGTTCATAAGAAAAACTTCCTGGCACTGGTACATTTCTTGTTTTTTCTGCCCCTGTATTAGTTACATAAGTTACTTCTTGCATTTCAAATTTTCCAACAGGAACTATGTAAGTCAATAGTGATGCAAAAATAACTACAAAGAATATTATCACAAAGGTGTCTGGCATTTTAATCTTTTTCATAAGTTTCCTCCATTTTTATCATATTTTTGTATTGATATTTTAACATTTATTCTAAAAACTTGCAAATAAAAAAGGATTTAAGACTTTATTTTTAAATCTTAAATCCATATTAAAAACTAATCATTCATATTTTGGTAAATCACTTTTACTTCTCTCAACCAAGAAATTTTTAAGCAATATCTACCCTATAATTTTATGCTAAATTTCTAAACTACTGCTTCTTGTTCTTGATCCAATGAAAAATATTTTTCTTGAACTACTTTTGTAATATCATTTCTTAACTCAGGACATATAGGATGAACAATGTCTTTAAACTCTTCGTTACGCATTTTTCTTGATGGCATAGCTACAAACAAACCTTGTTCTCCTTGCATCAACTTTAAACCGTGAATAACTAGAGCATCATCAAGTGTTACATCAACATATGCCCTTAGTCTATCAAACTTATCTCCATCAACTTTTTTAATTTTTACATTTGTAACTTTCATCTTAATCCCCCTCTATTAGTTTATAGTATTACATATAATAATCTTTACATTATCAACAAAAGTTTTTAATCTTGTTTCAATTTGGGATTTTTCAAATTCTGTAACAAATGAGTAGTATGTGCTCCCACTTCCTGACATAAAAAATTTCTTTCCAAATATAACTGAATTTAATGTCATCTTCAACATTTTTATATCTATATTTGTTTCTAAAATTCCTTGTTCTAAACTATTTTCTATATTATTTTCTAAAGCAATTCTATTATTATTTTTTAAACATTCAATAATCTTATCAAAATTTGCATATTTAATTTCTTTTAAATTATCAAAGCTCTCATAGGCTTCTTTTGTAGATACCCCAAAATTTATTGGTTTTATTAGAATTATTGAATCTTTAAGATTATTTTCTATTAACTCTATCTTATTTCCTTTTCCACTAACTCTGGCTGTTTTATTCTTAATAAAAAATGGAACATCACTTCCAATTTTCATTGCCAAGCCTTCTAATTCTTTTTCATTATAGATATTTCCATAATGCTCATTTAAAAGCTTTAAAAAGAAACCTGCATTAGAACTTCCTCCACCTAAACCAGCCTCAGATGGTATATTTTTCTTTAAGAAAATATAAATTTTTTCTTTCTCTTTTTTACTTTCTTCAAAAAATATTTTATATGTTTTAAATAGAATATTTTTTTTATCAGTAGGAATATTCTTATCAGAACATTCAATTTTTAAATCTCCTAACTCTGAATAAAATGTTATATCCATCTCATCAGATAAATCAATAGGAGCCATTATAGAATCTATATTATGATAACCATCATCTTCCTTTTGAAAAACATTTAAACCTATATTAATTTTAGCATTTGAAAATATCTTATATTTATTCAAAGAAATCCTCATCCTTATCTAAATTAATTTCTATGTCTAAACCTTTTGTTTCAAGTAGTTTTACTAAATCACTTGTCTTATCCTTGGAAACATTGCCTAGTGGAACTTGCAAAATTTCAAATTTAAAATATTTGTTGTAATATTCTATCTCTAAAATTTGCCCTATCTTAACCTCTGCTGCTGCTTTTACAACTTTTCCATCTAATTTTACTTTGCCTCCATCTATAACAAGCTTTGCAATGGGTCTTCTTTTAATAATTCTACTAACTTTTAAAAATTTATCTAATCTCATAATATTTCCTTTCTTTTAGTTATACCTCTTTTTTATTAGAATGTCAAATAATTTCTTTAAATTAATGTATTCTTTTTAAACTTTTTTATTAAAAGTTATAATAAAATACTACATAACTATTAATAATACATCACTAATAAATATATTTTTTATATTAAATTAATCTAGTAAATTTTATGATGAATATAATTTAAAAAATTCAAAAATATCTCCATTATATCCAATAGTTCTCGTAAATTTTGAATACATTATTTTTTTATTGCTTAACAAATAAATAATCTTATCCACATTTATTTTCTTTTCATCAAAATTAATTAAAATTCTATCTTTATTTTCTTTATCTTGTTTTATAGTTGTAATTCCCAATTCTCTTGCTATTATTCTTATTTTTATAAAATCAAAAAATCCTTTTGCCTCTGATTTAATCTTTCCAAATCTATCTTCTAATTCATTATACAAATTTTCTAATTCATCTAAATTTTTCAATGCTAAGGCTCTTTTGTAAATTTTTACCTTTTCATTTTTTTCTATATAACTATCTGGTAAAAATCTTGGGAAATTAAGTTCAACATCAACTTCATCAAGTTCTTCTTCTGCTTCTCCCTTTAATTTTAAGATTTCTTCATTTAACATTTTCATATATAGATTATAACCAAAAGTTTCTATTGCTCCGTGTTGTTTCTCTCCTAAAATTTCTCCAACACCTCTAATTTTTGAATCTTCCATTGCTAAATCTAAACCAGTTAAACTATCAAATTCTCTTATGCTTTTCTCTCTTTTCTTAGCATTTTTAGTTTTATTTTCATTCATAAGCATATAGCAATAACTTTTTTTAGTGCTTCTACCTATTCTTCCTCTTAACTGATAAACTTGTGATAAGCCTAATTTTTCAACCCCTTCAATTATCATAGTATTAGCATTTTCTATATCTATACCATTTTCTATAATAGTTGTTGCAACTAAAACATCTATATTCCCATTTTCAAATTCTTGAATATTTTTTTTAATATCTCTTGGCAACATTTGTCCGTGAATATAGCCAACCTTAATATATTCTGGCAATAATTCTCTTATTTCTTTTACTTTGCTTTCTATCATTTTTACAGAATTAAAAATATAAAAAACTTGCCCTTCTCTTGAAATTTCAGAAAAGATTATATCTTTGATTAAATTTTTATTATTGTCTATATACTCTGTATGAATTTTTTGTCTGCCTTCTGGTGAAGTATCTATTACAGATAAATCTCTAATTCCTAATAGTGATAAATTCAAAGTTCTAGGAATAGGAGTTGCTGTTAAAGTCAAAACATCTATATTACCTTTAATCTTTTTTAATTTTTCTTTTGCTTTAACTCCAAACTTTTGTTCTTCATCTATTATAAGAAGTCCCACATCTTTGAATTTTATATCATCTGACAATAATCTGTGAGTTCCAATTACTAAATCTGCTGAACCATTTTCAATTCTTTTAAGACTTTCAGTTTGCTCTTTTTTAGATTGAACTCTACTTAAAATTTCTATATGTACAGGATAATTTTTAAATCTTTCACTAAATCTTTCATAATGTTGCTCTGCTAAAACTGTTGTAGGTACTAAAAGAATTACTTGTTTACCATCCATAACAGCTTTAAATGTTGCCCTTATTGCAACCTCTGTTTTTCCAAAGCCCACATCTCCACATATAAGCCTATCCATAACTTTTCCAGACTCCATATCTCTTTTTACATCTTCAATAGCTTTTGATTGTGCAGGTGTTTCTGTAAATGGAAAAGTTTCCTCAAATTCTTCTTGCATAACAGTATCTTTTGAAAATTTAAAACCATTTCCTAAATTTCTTTTAGCCTGTATTTTTATAATTTCCTTAGCAAAAATTTCAATATCTTCACTTAATTTTACTTTCTTTCTTTTAAAACCTTTTCTACCTAACTTATAGATTTCAGGTATAACATCAGAAATATTTATAAACTTTTCTATCTTATTTATACTGTCAACAGGAACAAATAGTTTATCTTCATCTGCATATTTTATTTTTAAATAATCTTGTCCTTCAATATTTTCTAAGCCCAAAAATATTCCCACACCAAAATTTTCATGGATTACATAATCTTGCTCTTTTATTTCATCAACAGCTTTATACCTTAGTGCTTTTTTTTCAACTCTTTCTCTTTTTACTCTAATACCTTTGATTTCTCTATCTGTCAATATCAATTTATCATCTGTTTTATATCCCTCAAAAAGTGGATATTTTTCAAATTTAACAGAGTAACCTTTAAATATTTCCTTATATCTAGTTGCTTCTTCTGAATAAATTGTAATTTTTGTATTTTCAGATAATTTTTTAACTCTGTCTATAACTTCAAACTGCTTCAATTCTTCTTCTGAGAATTTTTGTATTTCTATCTGTATACCTATCTTAGAAAGTTCAGATATCTTATTTAAAATATCTCCTTCTCTATTCAAATTTTCATTGATAAGCCTTTTAATTTTAGCTTGTAATATATCATTATTTTCATAGTAATACTCTATTTTATTTTTGTTCATAGACATAAGAGAAAATAAATCTTTTTTATTTTTATTATTGTCTATATACAATTCTATACTATCTTTTTTTTCTATACTTAACTGAGAATTTATATCAAAATATGTTATTCTATCAACTTCATTTCCAAAAAATTCTATTCTCACAGGATTATCTTGATTGATATTAAATATATCTAAAATATCTCCTCTTATAGAGTATTCTTTTCTTTGGGCAAGCATATATGTTTTTTCAAAACCTGCATCTATCAATTTTTCTTCCAAATCTTTAATATCAAGATTTTTTCCTTTTTCAATAAAAATACTATTAGCTTCTGAATAATAATCTTCTAAAAAATAATCCAAGGAAATAAGAATTATAAATTTTTCATTTGAATTTATAAGTTCTAATAAATCATAATTATATTTTTTTAATTCTCCAACTTCATTTTCTTTTTTTATTCTAAGAATTTTTCCCTTGTAAAAATCTTTTAACACAAAAAAATAATCATCTATATTTCTGTTAGATGAACAGATATATACAAGATTATTTTTTTTATTCTTCAACCAAAATGGGATTTCTCCCCTAAATTTCTTTTCCATATCCTCTCCTAATTTATCTATTTTAAATTATAGCAATTATTACAAGATATTTCTATTATTTTTTATTGCAAAATAAAAAGAAAGTCTTTTTTCAACTTTCTTTTTATTAATACTCATCAAAGTTTTTATCTTTATAATGTCCTTCACAACTCAAAACCCTAACTGTATCATCAAAAACATCATATACTAATCTATGTTCATTTGGATGCCATAAAATACTATCTTTCACTATTTTATCTCCTCTATCATTTTTTCCATTTCTTCAAATGTATGATATTCTGCACTTGTTTCCTCAGCTCTTTTTAGTATTTTTTGTATGTACATAAGATTATTTAATTCTGTTAATAATTTATCATATTTATCGGCATTTAAAACTACTAAATCTTTGCTTCTAGTTTCACCTTTTATTCTAAGTTCTTCATTATTTCCAATCATTTTTTCAATCATATCATTGAAATTTATAGTTAATGTTGACATACTTTCTCACCTCTTTATCACTTTATTTTACTAATTTATCTTTACTTTTTTTTATATTTCTAATATTTTAAATGTATTATACTCTAAAATTTACTAATTTACAAATTTTAGAAAAACTTTTTGATAATAACATTATTAATTAGCTTATACATAAATACAGTTACTTTTATATTTTATCAGTTATTTTATTAGATAAAGTATAAGTCAAAGGTCTTTGTTTTATTTTAATCAAATATCCCTTCTTTTCTAATTCTTCTGTATATTTATTTATAGTTTGTTGAGTTGAACCACCTATAATATCTGTTAATTCAATATTAGTAATTTCACCATAATCGTTAAATAAATAATTTTGTAAATATATTTGTAACATTATATTTTCTTTTTCAGATAAATTTTTTGATATTTCATTTAAAATTTCCATTGAATGATTAAATCTTATAATACTGTCATTTAATAATTCTATTATCATTTCTTGCCCATTTTTTATAGTTTTTAAAATATTTTCAACAAAAAATGTTATTTCTCCATAGTTATTTACATCTTCAACTTCAACAAAAGATTTATAGTAATCATCTAAATTTTTTGATATTGAATAAGAAAGTGAAAAAGCTGTTAAAATATCTAGTTTTCTTGCTAAATATGATGATAATAGATATCTTCCAAATCTTCCATTTCCATCATAGAAAGGATGTATATATTCAAAGAAAAAATGACTAATACTTGCTTTTACTAAAAATGGAATATCTTTTCTATTCATAAACTGAATTAAATCTTCCATATTTTTTT encodes the following:
- a CDS encoding pyridoxamine 5'-phosphate oxidase family protein — encoded protein: MRRKDREVLDEIKIDEFIRNCDCCRIGFYDKENDEVYIVPLNFGYSNMDNKRIFYFHGAKEGRKIDLISKSTKVTFEMDTNHELIVGKMACNYSERYQSVMGIGIISFVEDKEEKAKALNEIMFQSTGEKDWEFPEPMLNGVVVFKIEVTSISVKERL
- the yfcC gene encoding putative basic amino acid antiporter YfcC — its product is MKKIKMPDTFVIIFFVVIFASLLTYIVPVGKFEMQEVTYVTNTGAEKTRNVPVPGSFSYELDDKGNELKKGIKIFEPGGEVGVTNYVFEGLASGDKWGTAVGIVAFLLVVGGAFGIILKTGAVESGIYSMISRSKGSELVLIPVIFILFSLGGAVFGMGEEAIPFAMLVIPIVIDMGYDSITGILITYISTQIGFATSWMNPFSVAIAQGVSGVPVLSGAGFRIFMWIFFTAFGVIYTIFHARRVKRNPESSIAYKTDAYFRDNFKSEEQGNREFKLGHKLIILVLVLGMAWVVYGVVKEGYYLPEIATQFVIMGLLAGIIGVIFKLNNMSVNDIAISFRKGAEDMVGAALVIGMAKGIVLILGGTSADTPTILNTILNYVASALSNMSAAFSAWVMYIFQSVFNFFVVSGSGQAALTMPIMAPLSDLVGVTRQVAVLAFQLGDGFTNMIVPTSGILMAVLGIAKIEWGVWAKYQIKFQLILFALGSCFIFFAVFTNFS
- a CDS encoding type II toxin-antitoxin system YoeB family toxin; this encodes MKDSILWHPNEHRLVYDVFDDTVRVLSCEGHYKDKNFDEY
- a CDS encoding flavodoxin domain-containing protein is translated as MNKVNIVYYSFTGNTLRMVKAFEKGLQETDVPFKSYSVVELKDDNEAFDCEILALASPANQTEEIEKNYFQPFMKRNAEKFKDKKVYLFGTFGWGTGKFMGTWIKQVEELGAKIVELPMACKGSPYSETKEKLANMAKKIATMK
- the ispE gene encoding 4-(cytidine 5'-diphospho)-2-C-methyl-D-erythritol kinase, producing the protein MRISLNKYKIFSNAKINIGLNVFQKEDDGYHNIDSIMAPIDLSDEMDITFYSELGDLKIECSDKNIPTDKKNILFKTYKIFFEESKKEKEKIYIFLKKNIPSEAGLGGGSSNAGFFLKLLNEHYGNIYNEKELEGLAMKIGSDVPFFIKNKTARVSGKGNKIELIENNLKDSIILIKPINFGVSTKEAYESFDNLKEIKYANFDKIIECLKNNNRIALENNIENSLEQGILETNIDIKMLKMTLNSVIFGKKFFMSGSGSTYYSFVTEFEKSQIETRLKTFVDNVKIIICNTIN
- a CDS encoding type II toxin-antitoxin system Phd/YefM family antitoxin; protein product: MSTLTINFNDMIEKMIGNNEELRIKGETRSKDLVVLNADKYDKLLTELNNLMYIQKILKRAEETSAEYHTFEEMEKMIEEIK
- a CDS encoding RNA-binding S4 domain-containing protein: MRLDKFLKVSRIIKRRPIAKLVIDGGKVKLDGKVVKAAAEVKIGQILEIEYYNKYFKFEILQVPLGNVSKDKTSDLVKLLETKGLDIEINLDKDEDFFE
- a CDS encoding DEAD/DEAH box helicase, whose product is MEKKFRGEIPFWLKNKKNNLVYICSSNRNIDDYFFVLKDFYKGKILRIKKENEVGELKKYNYDLLELINSNEKFIILISLDYFLEDYYSEANSIFIEKGKNLDIKDLEEKLIDAGFEKTYMLAQRKEYSIRGDILDIFNINQDNPVRIEFFGNEVDRITYFDINSQLSIEKKDSIELYIDNNKNKKDLFSLMSMNKNKIEYYYENNDILQAKIKRLINENLNREGDILNKISELSKIGIQIEIQKFSEEELKQFEVIDRVKKLSENTKITIYSEEATRYKEIFKGYSVKFEKYPLFEGYKTDDKLILTDREIKGIRVKRERVEKKALRYKAVDEIKEQDYVIHENFGVGIFLGLENIEGQDYLKIKYADEDKLFVPVDSINKIEKFINISDVIPEIYKLGRKGFKRKKVKLSEDIEIFAKEIIKIQAKRNLGNGFKFSKDTVMQEEFEETFPFTETPAQSKAIEDVKRDMESGKVMDRLICGDVGFGKTEVAIRATFKAVMDGKQVILLVPTTVLAEQHYERFSERFKNYPVHIEILSRVQSKKEQTESLKRIENGSADLVIGTHRLLSDDIKFKDVGLLIIDEEQKFGVKAKEKLKKIKGNIDVLTLTATPIPRTLNLSLLGIRDLSVIDTSPEGRQKIHTEYIDNNKNLIKDIIFSEISREGQVFYIFNSVKMIESKVKEIRELLPEYIKVGYIHGQMLPRDIKKNIQEFENGNIDVLVATTIIENGIDIENANTMIIEGVEKLGLSQVYQLRGRIGRSTKKSYCYMLMNENKTKNAKKREKSIREFDSLTGLDLAMEDSKIRGVGEILGEKQHGAIETFGYNLYMKMLNEEILKLKGEAEEELDEVDVELNFPRFLPDSYIEKNEKVKIYKRALALKNLDELENLYNELEDRFGKIKSEAKGFFDFIKIRIIARELGITTIKQDKENKDRILINFDEKKINVDKIIYLLSNKKIMYSKFTRTIGYNGDIFEFFKLYSS
- a CDS encoding SpoVG family protein, translating into MKVTNVKIKKVDGDKFDRLRAYVDVTLDDALVIHGLKLMQGEQGLFVAMPSRKMRNEEFKDIVHPICPELRNDITKVVQEKYFSLDQEQEAVV